A single region of the Winslowiella toletana genome encodes:
- a CDS encoding YkgJ family cysteine cluster protein codes for MSDNLNPCVTCGACCAYFRVSFYWAEANDGGGRVPAELTEPITPFLRAMAGTNNKTPRCSSLQGEIGGCVSCAIYEQRPTPCREFQMAGENGEPNDACDRARAKYGLPPLFHPVIAAFTESYVSQGASLLPDHVQSPGS; via the coding sequence ATGAGCGATAATCTTAATCCTTGCGTAACCTGTGGCGCGTGCTGCGCCTATTTTCGTGTCTCTTTCTACTGGGCTGAAGCCAATGATGGCGGCGGCCGCGTGCCAGCAGAACTGACCGAACCCATCACCCCTTTTCTGCGCGCAATGGCCGGCACGAATAATAAAACACCGCGATGTAGCTCATTACAGGGAGAGATTGGCGGTTGTGTCTCATGCGCTATTTATGAGCAGCGCCCGACACCCTGTCGGGAATTTCAGATGGCAGGTGAAAATGGTGAGCCTAATGATGCTTGCGACCGCGCGCGGGCAAAATACGGATTACCGCCGCTTTTTCATCCAGTAATCGCTGCATTTACCGAAAGTTATGTAAGTCAGGGTGCCAGCTTACTGCCAGACCATGTACAATCGCCGGGTAGTTAA
- the ompW gene encoding outer membrane protein OmpW, with protein MKLAAVVLALTAAMPVIASAHQAGDFFMRAGSATVRPTEGSDNVLGMGSFSVDNNTQLGLTFTWMATDNIGVELLAATPFRHRVGLAATGNLAEVKQLPPTLMAQWYFFDSSSKARPYIGAGINYTTFYDADFNQTGRDAGLSDLSVKNSWGLAGQVGLDYQIDPDWMLNMSLWYMDIDTEVKFKAGDEQQNIKTRIDPWVFFFGVGYRF; from the coding sequence ATGAAGTTGGCAGCGGTAGTCCTGGCATTAACAGCAGCAATGCCAGTGATAGCAAGTGCGCATCAGGCGGGTGATTTTTTTATGCGTGCCGGTTCGGCGACGGTACGTCCGACAGAAGGGTCGGATAATGTGCTGGGTATGGGCTCGTTCAGTGTTGATAACAACACCCAACTTGGCCTGACCTTTACCTGGATGGCTACCGATAATATCGGTGTCGAACTGCTGGCGGCAACGCCGTTCCGTCATCGGGTTGGCCTGGCGGCTACCGGTAACCTGGCTGAAGTGAAACAGCTACCGCCAACGTTGATGGCCCAATGGTACTTTTTCGACAGCAGCAGTAAAGCGCGTCCCTATATTGGCGCGGGGATTAACTACACCACCTTTTACGATGCCGACTTCAATCAGACCGGGCGTGATGCCGGTCTCAGCGATCTGAGTGTTAAAAATTCCTGGGGTCTGGCCGGGCAGGTCGGTCTCGATTATCAAATCGATCCTGACTGGATGCTGAATATGTCGCTCTGGTATATGGATATCGATACCGAAGTGAAATTTAAAGCTGGTGACGAACAGCAGAATATCAAAACCCGTATCGATCCCTGGGTGTTCTTCTTTGGCGTTGGCTACCGTTTCTGA
- a CDS encoding YegP family protein translates to MGYYVIKRSKSTVKTEFYFVLKASNGEVIATSEMYTSKQAAHNGIKSVQQNGPTSDIRDES, encoded by the coding sequence ATGGGTTATTACGTGATCAAAAGAAGCAAATCGACGGTTAAAACAGAATTCTACTTTGTACTGAAAGCGTCTAATGGCGAGGTGATCGCCACCAGCGAGATGTACACCTCAAAACAAGCGGCTCACAATGGAATAAAGTCAGTGCAGCAAAATGGACCAACCAGCGATATTCGTGATGAGAGTTAA
- a CDS encoding BON domain-containing protein: MKLFKVVSGAVIAAVVALAVSACAPTPTKEGTGGYFDDSVITTKVKTQLLREDSLKSTEINVETFKGRVQLSGFVASPQMANRAVEVTRTVPGVKSVVNDMQIK; the protein is encoded by the coding sequence ATGAAGTTATTTAAAGTCGTAAGTGGTGCAGTTATCGCGGCAGTGGTTGCACTGGCAGTCAGTGCCTGCGCCCCGACACCAACGAAAGAAGGCACCGGCGGTTATTTTGATGACTCCGTCATTACCACCAAAGTGAAAACCCAGCTTCTGCGCGAGGATTCATTGAAATCCACTGAGATCAATGTCGAAACCTTTAAAGGCCGCGTGCAGCTAAGTGGCTTTGTCGCCTCACCACAGATGGCAAACCGCGCAGTGGAAGTGACCCGCACGGTCCCAGGCGTCAAATCAGTAGTTAACGATATGCAAATCAAGTAG